In Helicoverpa armigera isolate CAAS_96S chromosome 20, ASM3070526v1, whole genome shotgun sequence, one DNA window encodes the following:
- the LOC110372526 gene encoding hemicentin-1, with protein sequence MMAKDMNLCVLVMVIVFQTLIDTSLEIIDSHVIQVWSAPGGMTRLPCDLAAPVSEVALMFWFKEGDRMPIYTVDFRNGPPVHWAVAGEFGARTHFVLNESDPSSAHLVVEKVARQDEGVYRCRIDYVDAPTRNYRVNLTVIVPPEAPRIYDYEGTEILGSIAGPFREGQNILLSCQAAGGKPPPDVSWYRGEERLAYTKEGSVSQLHLPNLSREMTGTKLQCRVEPPLLQTQSREVTIRLYLKPQYIRVTGSGSTRAGMDKSFVCTTRGSKPAPNIEWFINSQLVDSTLTQVEVDGEITKSVLTWHVRREDSGRQLTCRVSNPWFPAHTLEDSVTLDVMYPPVTQISLIEPKEPRLLREDENAELLCSADASPPAVNFTFYRGPEVHLIRDDPIGGLSIENNRLVIRGLRRHHSTVYRCRARNSEGSALSDPLTLNVLSRPECAAGNVVQQLAGAPGGEVRARCSVSAPSSRDAGPLRFYWTYNGTKDVLPIPAANVTVMGSTSTVIHGLHSDIEEDLGWLACWASNDVGNQREPCLFRILPAALPEPPSNCEIENDLLHCEPGHDGGLPQRFLLEALEVRHRAEPPHEDNEISTMNDQGISAFGLTEAVYRVRNDKPQFALDALSPGKYTLLVYAETPRGRSQRPAALHSVRIRTADDLDRPGSLQTMTPAPPPQPQPSDNSVALLVGAALSLVLLTILTTLCVAMIVMCKKKSRPRDPEQSTILRRNVGVSMYGGSSTLSSSVVPTVVVRGHRGSRVLAARWSGVLDDAPLAVLALDTRPHGDSDSNRSEDEIQETELTRNELETHT encoded by the exons AGTGGACTTCAGAAACGGCCCACCAGTCCACTGGGCAGTCGCCGGAGAGTTCGGAGCTCGCACCCACTTTGTGCTCAATGAGTCTGATCCATCATCAGCTCACCTGGTGGTGGAGAAGGTGGCTCGCCAGGATGAAGGGGTCTATAGGTGCAGGATAGACTACGTCGATGCGCCGACAAGAAATTATAGGGTTAATTTAACTGTTATAG tTCCACCAGAAGCACCTCGGATATACGATTACGAGGGTACAGAGATTCTGGGGTCAATAGCTGGACCCTTCAGAGAAGGACAAAATATCCTACTCTCCTGTCAAGCTGCTGGAG GCAAACCTCCCCCTGACGTGTCATGGTACAGGGGCGAAGAGAGGTTAGCGTACACAAAGGAGGGTTCCGTATCGCAGTTGCACCTGCCCAATTTGTCCAGGGAGATGACTGGCACCAAGCTGCAGTGCAGGGTTGAACCGCCGCTGCTGCAGACACAGTCCAGAGAAGTTACTATACGGTTGTATT TAAAACCACAATACATTCGAGTAACGGGCAGTGGTTCAACAAGAGCAGGCATGGACAAATCGTTTGTCTGCACCACGCGGGGTTCGAAGCCAGCCCCAAACATTGAGTGGTTCATTAACTCACAATTGGTGGATTCCACATTGACACAG GTGGAAGTAGATGGAGAAATAACGAAGAGTGTTCTAACTTGGCACGTGCGTCGTGAAGACAGTGGGAGGCAGCTGACCTGCCGTGTCTCCAACCCTTGGTTCCCAGCGCATACTCTAGAAGACTCAGTCACTTTGGATGTTATGT ATCCACCAGTAACCCAAATATCCTTGATAGAACCAAAAGAACCTCGTCTACTGCGAGAAGACGAGAATGCTGAGCTTCTGTGTTCAGCCGACGCATCACCACCCGCTGTCaactttactttttatagaGGCCCTGAG GTCCACTTAATCCGCGACGATCCTATCGGAGGTCTTTCGATAGAGAACAACAGGCTAGTAATTAGGGGTTTGAGAAGACATCACTCGACCGTGTACCGGTGTCGAGCTAGAAACTCTGAAGGGAGTGCCTTGAGTGACCCTCTCACCTTGAATGTTTTGT CTCGACCAGAATGCGCAGCAGGCAACGTAGTCCAGCAACTGGCTGGTGCCCCAGGTGGGGAGGTGAGGGCGAGGTGTTCCGTCTCTGCACCCTCCAGCCGAGACGCTGGCCCACTGCGGTTCTACTGGACTTATAATGGGACTAAAGATGTTTTGCCG ATACCAGCGGCCAACGTGACAGTAATGGGTTCTACAAGCACAGTCATCCATGGTCTACATTCAGATATTGAAGAAGACTTGGGCTGGCTGGCGTGCTGGGCCAGCAATGATGTGGGTAACCAGCGGGAGCCGTGCCTGTTCAGGATATTGCCTGCTG CGCTTCCTGAACCGCCCAGCAACTGCGAGATAGAGAACGATCTCCTGCACTGCGAGCCAGGTCATGACGGTGGTCTTCCGCAGCGGTTTCTCCTTGAAGCTTTGGAGGTACGACACCGCGCTGAACCACCTCATGAGGACAATGAGATCTCCACAATGAATGATCAG GGGATCTCTGCTTTTGGCCTGACTGAAGCGGTTTACCGAGTCAGGAATGACAAGCCTCAATTCGCTTTAGATGCCTTATCTCCTGGCAAGTATACATTGCTGGTGTACGCTGAAACTCCTCGGGGAAGATCACAAAGACCTGCAGCATTGCACAGCGTTCGGATACGAACCGCTGATGATTTGGATAGACCAG GGTCTCTCCAAACCATGACACCAGCGCCACCTCCTCAGCCACAACCCTCGGACAACAGCGTGGCATTACTGGTCGGAGCTGCTTTATCCCTGGTGCTGCTAACTATACTGACGACTTTGTGTGTGGCCATGATTGTCATGTGCAAGAAGAAGAGTAGGCCTAGGGATCCGGAGCagag caCCATACTAAGAAGAAACGTAGGAGTATCAATGTACGGTGGCAGTTCTACGCTATCATCCAGCGTAGTTCCAACAGTGGTGGTCAGAGGCCACAGAGGATCCAGGGTCTTGGCTGCCAGATGGTCAGGGGTCCTTGACGATGCTCCCCTAGCTGTGCTGGCTCTGGACACAAGACCCCATG GTGATTCAGATTCAAACAGAAGTGAGGACGAAATACAAGAGACTGAATTGACGAGAAACGAATTAGAAACGCATACTTAA